One Micromonospora eburnea genomic region harbors:
- the steA gene encoding putative cytokinetic ring protein SteA: MRLPTLRRTRNAEPGSVLGTARLDRRTKRLVGRLRPGDIAVIDHVDLDRVAADSLVAVGVAAVLNAKPSVSGRYPNLGPEVLISAGILLLDDLGESVFEQIREGDVVRIEGNTVYVGDEPVAHGALQDAETVAKSMADAREGLSVQLEAFAANTMDYLKQERDLLLDGVGVPEIQTQVQGRHCLIVVRGYDYKADLDVLRPYIREFKPVLIGVDGGADALVEAGYTPDMIIGDMDSVTDDVLRCGAEVIVHAYPDGRAPGLARVEGLGVPAITFPAAATSEDLAMLLADEKGASLLVAVGTHATLVEFLDKGRGGMASTFLTRLKVGGKLVDAKGVSRLYRQGISGSSLLLLVLSAVAAMASAVAVSTVGKAYLGVVSEWWDNFVFQLGQLF; the protein is encoded by the coding sequence ATGCGTCTACCCACGTTGCGCCGGACCCGGAACGCGGAACCGGGCTCAGTCCTCGGCACCGCCCGCCTCGACCGCCGGACGAAGCGTCTGGTCGGCCGGCTCCGGCCCGGGGACATCGCGGTCATCGACCACGTCGACCTGGACCGGGTGGCGGCCGACTCGCTGGTCGCGGTCGGGGTCGCCGCCGTGCTCAACGCCAAGCCGTCGGTCTCCGGGCGCTACCCGAATCTCGGCCCCGAGGTGCTGATCTCCGCCGGCATTCTGCTTCTGGACGATCTCGGTGAGAGCGTTTTCGAGCAGATCCGCGAGGGCGACGTCGTGCGGATCGAGGGCAACACGGTCTATGTCGGCGACGAGCCGGTCGCGCACGGCGCCCTGCAGGACGCCGAGACGGTGGCCAAGTCGATGGCCGACGCCCGGGAGGGGCTGTCGGTTCAGTTGGAGGCGTTCGCCGCCAACACCATGGACTACCTCAAGCAGGAACGTGACCTGCTGCTCGACGGTGTCGGCGTGCCGGAGATCCAGACCCAGGTCCAGGGCCGGCACTGCCTGATCGTGGTCCGGGGATACGACTACAAGGCCGACCTGGACGTGCTGCGCCCCTACATCCGGGAGTTCAAGCCGGTGCTGATCGGCGTGGACGGTGGGGCGGACGCCCTGGTCGAGGCCGGCTACACCCCCGACATGATCATCGGCGACATGGACTCGGTCACCGACGACGTGCTGCGCTGCGGCGCCGAGGTGATCGTGCACGCCTACCCGGACGGGCGGGCTCCGGGCCTGGCCCGGGTGGAGGGTCTCGGCGTGCCGGCGATCACCTTTCCGGCCGCGGCCACCAGCGAGGACCTGGCCATGCTGCTGGCCGACGAGAAGGGCGCCTCACTGCTGGTGGCCGTCGGCACCCACGCCACCCTGGTGGAGTTCCTGGACAAGGGCCGGGGCGGCATGGCCTCCACCTTCCTGACCCGGTTGAAGGTGGGCGGCAAGCTGGTCGACGCCAAGGGTGTGAGTCGGCTCTACCGGCAGGGCATCTCCGGCTCGTCGCTGCTGCTGCTGGTGCTCTCGGCGGTGGCCGCGATGGCCTCGGCGGTGGCGGTCTCCACGGTCGGCAAGGCGTATTTGGGTGTGGTCTCCGAATGGTGGGACAATTTCGTGTTCCAGCTCGGCCAGCTCTTCTAG
- a CDS encoding glycosyltransferase family 4 protein — protein sequence MTDASSASRWPGTVALVLASSTGGVGQHVRSVARGLTAAGTSVLVCGPAATQEQFDFTGVGARFAPVQIPASPTPADARAVAALRRALAATDVDVVHAHGLRAGLVAVLARPAAPLVVTWHNAVLAGGLRGGLSRLVERVVARGVRVALGASEDLVERAAALGAADARLAPVAAPTLPAPRRRRAAVRAEFGVGPDQPLILSVGRLHPQKRYDILVDAAARWRTRAPAPQVLIAGSGPAYLQLAARISAARAPVTLLGHRTDVADLLAGADLAVVTSDWEARQLFAQEALRAGVPLVTTAVGGLPELVGDAALLIPAGDVDAVDAAVRDLLDDEPRRADLARRGAARAATWPTEADTVAALAALYAELVPEPSTGNR from the coding sequence ATGACGGACGCCTCGTCGGCATCGCGCTGGCCCGGCACGGTGGCTCTGGTGCTCGCCTCCAGCACCGGCGGGGTGGGGCAGCACGTCCGCTCGGTGGCCCGGGGGCTGACCGCCGCCGGAACGTCCGTGCTGGTGTGCGGTCCGGCCGCCACCCAGGAGCAGTTCGACTTCACCGGGGTGGGTGCCCGGTTCGCGCCGGTGCAGATCCCAGCCAGCCCCACCCCGGCCGACGCCCGGGCCGTCGCCGCGCTGCGTCGGGCGCTCGCGGCCACCGACGTCGACGTCGTGCACGCGCACGGCCTGCGGGCCGGTCTGGTCGCCGTACTCGCCCGGCCGGCCGCGCCGCTGGTGGTCACCTGGCACAACGCCGTCCTGGCCGGTGGGCTGCGCGGAGGGCTGTCCCGGCTCGTCGAGCGGGTCGTCGCCCGCGGCGTACGGGTGGCGCTGGGCGCCTCCGAGGACCTGGTGGAGCGGGCCGCCGCGCTGGGTGCGGCCGACGCCCGCCTCGCCCCGGTCGCCGCGCCGACGCTGCCCGCGCCGCGTCGCCGCCGGGCCGCCGTCCGCGCCGAGTTCGGGGTCGGCCCCGACCAGCCACTGATCCTCTCCGTGGGTCGGCTGCACCCGCAGAAGCGGTACGACATCCTGGTCGACGCGGCCGCCCGGTGGCGTACCCGGGCACCGGCGCCGCAGGTGTTGATCGCCGGCAGCGGGCCCGCGTACCTCCAACTCGCCGCGCGGATCTCGGCCGCCCGGGCGCCGGTGACCCTGCTCGGGCACCGCACCGACGTGGCCGACCTGCTGGCCGGTGCTGACCTGGCCGTGGTGACCAGCGACTGGGAGGCCCGCCAGCTCTTCGCCCAGGAGGCGCTGCGCGCCGGCGTACCGCTGGTGACGACCGCGGTGGGTGGCCTGCCGGAGCTGGTCGGCGACGCCGCGCTGCTGATCCCCGCCGGCGACGTCGACGCGGTCGACGCGGCGGTCCGCGACCTGCTGGACGACGAGCCCCGCCGGGCCGACCTGGCACGCCGGGGCGCCGCGCGGGCCGCGACCTGGCCGACCGAGGCGGACACCGTGGCCGCCCTGGCCGCGCTCTACGCCGAGCTGGTGCCCGAGCCGTCGACGGGAAACCGGTGA
- the murJ gene encoding murein biosynthesis integral membrane protein MurJ — protein MAKPAPLAGAGRVAGAAALIAVLTVVSRLAGFGRTAVFTWTLAQTDLGGAYVVANNLPNFIFEIVAGGALASLVVPLLAAAAEAGDRRAVAATTGALLTWVLALLVPLAVLVALLADPLVSLQGSGLTEAQQQVGARMLRLFAPQLPLYGVGIVLTGVLQAHRRFAWPVIAPLLSSLTVIAVYLGFTAAEGRQATVGGVSPAGELLLSGGTTLGVVVLSLSLLIPLRRLRLPLRPGFRFPADARARVGALAVAGVVTVAAQQVALMVALNQVSYGSKASPGIYNIAQTIYFLPWSVLAVPLAVAAYPTLVAARAAGDERTYRKTLAPAVRGVVLFSLLGAAALVGTAVPVGHFFFAGSPEAARTAAAAIAGFAPGLLGYGLFAVLTRALYARGETRSATVATAVGWLTVPALAVLLGRLLPLADRVLAVALATSGGMLLLGGLLIAAVFRSAGRAALAGVGRAGAAGLLAAVVAGLGGVVVSRWLAGLWTPTMAQALVQGMLSGAVVGILFLAVARLTDARDVRPLLAAVARRLGRRPPGGGTGTQGDQRPADRGDGKETVTR, from the coding sequence GTGGCTAAACCGGCACCCCTCGCCGGCGCCGGCCGGGTGGCCGGAGCGGCCGCCCTCATCGCCGTCCTCACCGTGGTCAGCCGGCTCGCCGGCTTCGGCCGTACCGCCGTCTTCACCTGGACGCTCGCCCAGACCGACCTCGGCGGCGCGTACGTGGTGGCGAACAACCTGCCGAACTTCATCTTCGAGATCGTCGCCGGCGGGGCGCTGGCCAGTCTCGTCGTACCGCTGTTGGCGGCGGCGGCCGAGGCGGGCGACCGGCGCGCGGTGGCCGCCACCACCGGGGCCCTGCTCACCTGGGTGCTCGCCCTGCTGGTGCCGCTCGCCGTGCTGGTCGCGCTGCTCGCCGACCCGTTGGTGTCGCTGCAGGGGAGCGGCCTCACCGAGGCGCAGCAGCAGGTCGGGGCGCGGATGCTGCGGCTGTTCGCTCCCCAGCTGCCGCTGTACGGCGTCGGCATCGTGCTCACCGGGGTGCTCCAGGCGCACCGGCGGTTCGCCTGGCCGGTGATCGCTCCGCTGCTGTCCAGCCTCACCGTCATCGCGGTCTACCTCGGCTTCACCGCCGCCGAGGGGCGGCAGGCCACCGTCGGCGGGGTCAGCCCCGCCGGTGAGCTGCTGCTCTCCGGCGGCACCACGCTCGGCGTGGTGGTGCTCTCGCTGTCCCTGCTCATTCCGCTGCGCCGGCTGCGGCTGCCGCTGCGGCCGGGCTTCCGGTTCCCGGCCGACGCCCGGGCCCGGGTCGGCGCGTTGGCCGTCGCCGGGGTGGTGACCGTGGCCGCACAGCAGGTCGCCCTGATGGTGGCGCTCAACCAGGTCTCCTACGGGTCGAAGGCCAGCCCGGGCATCTACAACATCGCGCAGACCATCTACTTCCTGCCCTGGTCGGTGTTGGCCGTACCGCTGGCGGTGGCCGCGTACCCGACGCTGGTCGCGGCCCGGGCGGCCGGCGACGAGCGGACCTACCGGAAGACCCTGGCCCCGGCGGTACGCGGGGTGGTGCTGTTCAGCCTGCTCGGGGCGGCGGCGCTGGTCGGCACCGCGGTCCCGGTCGGGCACTTCTTCTTCGCCGGGTCGCCGGAGGCCGCCCGCACCGCTGCGGCCGCCATCGCCGGATTCGCCCCCGGCCTGCTCGGCTACGGCCTCTTCGCCGTGCTCACCCGGGCCCTGTACGCCCGCGGCGAGACCCGGTCGGCGACCGTCGCCACCGCCGTCGGCTGGTTGACCGTGCCGGCGCTGGCGGTCCTGCTCGGCCGCCTGCTGCCGCTGGCCGACCGGGTCCTGGCGGTGGCCCTGGCCACCTCCGGGGGCATGCTGCTCCTCGGCGGCCTGCTGATCGCCGCCGTGTTCCGTTCCGCCGGCCGGGCCGCTCTGGCGGGCGTCGGCCGGGCCGGGGCCGCCGGCCTGCTCGCCGCCGTGGTCGCCGGGCTCGGCGGGGTGGTCGTCTCCCGCTGGCTCGCCGGCCTCTGGACCCCGACGATGGCGCAGGCGCTCGTGCAGGGCATGCTGTCCGGAGCCGTGGTCGGCATCCTGTTCCTCGCCGTGGCCCGGCTGACCGATGCGCGGGACGTCCGGCCGCTGCTCGCCGCCGTGGCCCGCCGGCTCGGGCGGCGACCGCCGGGCGGCGGTACCGGCACGCAGGGGGACCAACGCCCCGCCGACCGGGGCGACGGGAAGGAGACCGTTACGCGGTGA
- a CDS encoding copper transporter — protein sequence MINFRYHVVSLTAVFLALAIGLVVGTAALNGPVADSLKERVNGLSKDNQQMRQTVNSMQKQLNTEEDFAAEIAQVVLPGKLASRRVVVVDLPSGREHTEGVVKMLQTAGANVVGQIDIQDKFINPDSNNNLLELAGTAARPNSVSTANLPGNGHGVETSSALLASVLLDRPQGTPSVTDADRRTVLQTYASAGYLTAQDKVSGPAEAVVLVTGQPYVDKDSAKKDESVVKIAEQFDQAGAIVVGGMGSAGGNVVAWVRGDPVLSQSISTVDNANTVQGQLVTALAMAQQLTEKKAGQYGVGDNVASLVPRLPQ from the coding sequence GTGATCAACTTTCGTTACCACGTGGTGTCCCTGACCGCGGTTTTCCTGGCGTTGGCGATCGGCCTGGTCGTCGGCACGGCCGCCCTCAACGGGCCGGTCGCCGACTCGCTCAAGGAGCGGGTCAACGGCCTGAGCAAGGACAACCAGCAGATGCGCCAGACGGTCAACAGCATGCAGAAGCAACTGAACACGGAGGAGGACTTCGCCGCCGAGATCGCGCAGGTCGTCCTCCCCGGCAAGCTGGCCAGCCGCCGGGTGGTGGTGGTCGACCTGCCCAGCGGACGGGAGCACACCGAGGGCGTGGTGAAGATGCTCCAGACCGCCGGAGCCAACGTCGTCGGCCAGATCGACATCCAGGACAAGTTCATCAACCCGGACAGCAACAACAACCTGCTGGAACTGGCCGGCACCGCTGCCCGCCCGAACAGCGTCTCCACCGCCAACCTGCCGGGCAACGGGCACGGTGTGGAGACCTCCAGCGCCCTGCTGGCCAGCGTCCTGCTGGACCGGCCGCAGGGCACCCCGTCGGTCACCGACGCGGACCGCCGGACGGTGCTGCAGACGTACGCGAGCGCCGGCTATCTCACCGCGCAGGACAAGGTCTCCGGGCCCGCCGAGGCGGTCGTGCTGGTCACCGGGCAGCCGTACGTCGACAAGGACTCGGCGAAGAAGGACGAGTCGGTGGTGAAGATCGCCGAGCAGTTCGACCAGGCCGGGGCGATCGTGGTCGGCGGCATGGGCTCGGCCGGTGGCAACGTCGTCGCGTGGGTCCGGGGCGACCCCGTGCTGTCCCAGAGCATCTCGACCGTCGACAACGCCAACACGGTGCAGGGCCAGCTCGTCACCGCGCTCGCCATGGCGCAGCAGCTGACCGAGAAGAAGGCCGGCCAGTACGGTGTCGGTGACAACGTCGCGTCGCTGGTGCCTAGACTGCCGCAGTGA